A DNA window from Cydia pomonella isolate Wapato2018A chromosome 18, ilCydPomo1, whole genome shotgun sequence contains the following coding sequences:
- the LOC133527469 gene encoding SAP30-binding protein — protein sequence MTSQALASLTATYTDSEGEEDIEEQTPEKDEARTHSAPPSPRRATDGDGPASAPISPKKQLVSYVDETMVSDEEALSPAPGSQDDMRRLSMETDTDEAVPRSDPDDSQDGASIPPEPPGKCPKELQETIAKFYNRMLTEGLDMNRIIQDKKNFRNPSIYEKLIQFCDINELDTNYPPEIYDPLKWGKESYYDELAKVQKLEMDRREKEKKEKLAKIDFISGVAKKSESDDEKKRKSKWDQAAPNVGSKPTIKQPGLLQQPLTSNVTGTKGTVISAFGSLPKKPKI from the coding sequence ATGACGTCCCAAGCCTTAGCTTCTCTCACAGCGACGTATACTGATTCCGAGGGCGAGGAAGACATCGAGGAGCAGACCCCCGAGAAGGATGAGGCCAGAACTCACTCTGCGCCGCCGAGTCCGCGGCGTGCCACGGACGGCGACGGCCCGGCGTCAGCGCCTATCAGCCCCAAGAAGCAGCTAGTGTCCTACGTGGACGAAACGATGGTGTCGGACGAAGAAGCGCTTTCTCCCGCTCCAGGCAGCCAGGACGACATGCGGCGCCTCTCCATGGAGACGGACACGGACGAGGCGGTGCCGCGCTCCGATCCCGATGACTCGCAGGACGGCGCCAGCATTCCCCCCGAGCCCCCCGGCAAGTGCCCAAAGGAGCTCCAAGAAACGATTGCCAAGTTCTACAACCGTATGCTCACAGAAGGTCTTGACATGAACCGAATAATCCAGGATAAGAAAAACTTCAGAAATCCTAGTATCTATGAGAAACTTATTCAGTTTTGTGATATCAATGAACTGGATACAAACTATCCACCTGAAATCTATGACCCTTTGAAATGGGGTAAAGAATCTTACTATGATGAGTTGGCTAAGGTACAAAAGCTAGAAATGGACAGGAGAGAAAAGGAAAAGAAAGAAAAGCTAGCTAAGATAGATTTCATATCTGGAGTGGCCAAGAAATCAGAGAGTGATGATGAGAAGAAGCGGAAATCAAAATGGGACCAGGCCGCACCTAATGTTGGATCCAAACCAACCATAAAACAGCCTGGCCTGCTGCAGCAGCCGCTCACTAGCAATGTAACCGGTACCAAAGGGACAGTTATATCTGCTTTTGGATCTTTGCCTAAGAAACCTAAAATCTGA